A stretch of the Rhinoderma darwinii isolate aRhiDar2 chromosome 3, aRhiDar2.hap1, whole genome shotgun sequence genome encodes the following:
- the LOC142748519 gene encoding uncharacterized protein LOC142748519 has translation MTQCRKINEDVETSDHAGETDIQKELKILKKMMAGAKKKRARKINAGKTSPEKAETIYRAELSPAPPDYDEESYPWLEETTTEPSYQTTIKTTPAPAAIQKLKVRLAAARKMAAKMKTTAAHTAAAIRAPNIRTTTAHTAAVITASPATQQDLAATASITDDSLRKILIISGAVGVPLLLVAALLVLLLVKLHNIQKLLERESV, from the exons ATGACCCAAT GTCGTAAAATCAATGAGGACGTAGAAACTTCCGACCATGCAG gtgaaaccgatatacagaaagagctaaaaatattaaagaagaTGATGGCTGGGGCTAAAAAGAAGCGCG ctcgtaaaatcaatgcaggaaaaacatctcctgagaaggcagaaaccatctaccgtgcag AATTATCACCAGCGCCACCAGATTATGACGAGGAGTCCTATCCCTGGCTGGAAGAAACAACAACTGAAC CCTCTTATCAAACAACCATAAAAACAACACCAGCCCCAGCAGCAATCCAGAAACTAAAAGTGCGTCtagcagcagcaagaaaaatggctgcaaaaatgaaaacaacaGCAGCGCATACCGCAGCCGCAATAAGAGCACCAAATATCCGTACAacaacagcgcatacagcagCCGTAATAACAGCGTCTCCAGCCACACAACAAGATCTTGCAGCCACTGCCAGCATTACAGACGACAGCCTGAGAAAAATCCTGATCATCAGCGGTGCTGTCGGCGTTCCACTCCTGCTGGTCGCTGCCCTGTTAGTGCTGCTACTAGTGAAGCTGCACAACATTCAGAAATTGCTGGAAAGAGAAAGTGTCTGA